Proteins from one Gimesia maris genomic window:
- a CDS encoding shikimate kinase, translated as MTVITLIGYRGSGKSSIAAPLAARQHADWIDADDEIERRAGKSITEIFADEGEPHFRQLERAVMQDLLSRESLIIAAGGGAILNADTRSDMQKAGPVVWLNASVEKLEERINQDATTGSRRPALTTRASQREEIQHLLEQREPLYREAATMIIQTDDKSVTQIVDEIISALDSPS; from the coding sequence ATGACGGTAATCACATTGATCGGCTATCGGGGAAGTGGCAAAAGCAGCATCGCCGCACCCCTGGCCGCCAGGCAACATGCAGACTGGATCGACGCCGACGACGAAATCGAACGCCGCGCCGGAAAATCGATCACCGAGATCTTTGCCGACGAAGGAGAACCGCATTTTCGCCAGCTCGAACGGGCCGTCATGCAGGATCTGCTTTCCCGGGAGTCACTCATCATCGCTGCCGGAGGCGGGGCAATTCTGAATGCAGACACGCGAAGTGATATGCAAAAAGCCGGTCCGGTGGTCTGGCTGAATGCCAGTGTGGAAAAACTCGAAGAGCGGATCAACCAGGATGCGACTACCGGCAGCCGCCGACCTGCTTTGACCACGCGCGCTTCACAACGCGAAGAAATACAACACCTGCTCGAACAGCGCGAACCCCTGTATCGCGAAGCCGCCACCATGATTATTCAAACCGATGATAAATCGGTGACACAAATCGTCGATGAAATCATTTCCGCTCTGGATTCCCCCTCGTAA
- a CDS encoding prepilin peptidase, translating into MTPFGINPYFLLVLLFLLGTCLGRIVNLCIEEIPREERVGPAWRRVGRRLRHLWSRYHLPIIGVYLTRSSHSTFPYRRTQREALVELLNGVIFVLLYLAEVPLSSQATLQQSGLFSLYAPDPLAVNSWMTPVMLLNLRYAFHLVLIESLMVATFIDFDLKIIPDGATMPAMFIGVIGSFAFGLLYLVPVWFQEPSVVRLLGIYFPEQYRSAFVVEKVPQWVNLYPHLHGLAVSLVGLVVGGGVVWAVRIIGQWTLRQEAMGFGDVILMAVIGSFLGWQATVTVFVISPLCALGVVAVSIFFKQSREIPFGPYLSLGALLVLLGWPKIWPFMERICHLGPLLPILAIVMLLLLGACLMTTQMVKWMLGIPLYYDEEWIEEWTSADQLTYQSGENVNETQGRWDRNTDAHTRAGRGTQHYHQWKNGR; encoded by the coding sequence ATGACTCCGTTTGGCATCAATCCTTATTTTCTACTCGTGCTGCTGTTTCTGCTGGGAACATGCCTGGGACGAATCGTCAATCTCTGCATCGAAGAGATTCCCCGCGAAGAACGGGTCGGCCCTGCCTGGCGACGCGTCGGTCGGCGTCTGCGCCATCTCTGGTCCCGCTATCATCTTCCCATTATCGGCGTCTATCTGACACGCTCGTCTCACTCAACATTTCCTTATCGGCGTACTCAGCGGGAAGCGCTCGTCGAACTGTTGAACGGCGTAATCTTTGTGCTCCTGTATCTGGCGGAAGTTCCGTTGAGTAGTCAGGCGACCCTGCAACAGAGCGGCCTGTTTTCACTCTACGCCCCCGATCCGCTGGCAGTGAATTCCTGGATGACGCCGGTCATGCTGCTCAACCTGCGGTATGCCTTCCATCTGGTACTCATCGAATCGTTAATGGTCGCGACGTTCATCGACTTCGATCTCAAAATCATTCCCGATGGCGCGACGATGCCCGCCATGTTTATCGGCGTCATCGGCTCGTTTGCATTCGGCCTGCTCTACCTGGTGCCGGTCTGGTTTCAGGAACCCTCGGTCGTGCGGTTGCTGGGCATCTATTTTCCCGAACAGTATCGCAGTGCCTTCGTCGTCGAAAAAGTGCCTCAGTGGGTCAACCTGTATCCGCATCTGCACGGACTGGCCGTCAGCCTGGTCGGCCTGGTCGTAGGGGGCGGCGTGGTCTGGGCCGTCCGCATTATCGGCCAATGGACGCTGCGTCAGGAGGCGATGGGCTTCGGTGATGTGATTCTCATGGCGGTGATCGGCAGCTTTCTCGGCTGGCAGGCCACGGTGACCGTGTTTGTCATTTCGCCTCTGTGTGCCCTGGGAGTTGTCGCCGTTTCGATCTTCTTCAAACAGTCGCGCGAAATCCCGTTCGGGCCGTATCTCAGTCTGGGCGCACTGCTGGTGCTGCTGGGCTGGCCGAAGATCTGGCCGTTCATGGAACGCATCTGCCACCTTGGGCCGCTGCTGCCGATTCTGGCAATCGTCATGCTGCTGCTGCTCGGGGCCTGCCTGATGACCACGCAAATGGTCAAATGGATGCTGGGCATCCCCCTGTATTACGATGAAGAATGGATCGAAGAATGGACGTCCGCTGATCAACTGACCTATCAGTCGGGCGAAAACGTCAACGAGACCCAGGGCCGCTGGGATCGGAACACAGACGCACACACCCGTGCCGGGCGGGGAACGCAGCACTATCATCAATGGAAAAACGGGCGGTAA
- a CDS encoding DUF1801 domain-containing protein, whose translation MSKLKTQKNDASVDQFLAGIKDEQQRTDCQALLKLMQGLTGEPAVMWGKTKVGFGSFHYRGKTSEGDWFHVGFSPRKQDLVLYLHCELEKQAALLEKLGKHQIGKSCLYINKLADAHLPTLKKLITKAYKSPAIAGATID comes from the coding sequence ATGTCAAAGTTGAAAACCCAAAAGAACGATGCCAGCGTTGACCAGTTTCTTGCCGGGATTAAAGACGAACAGCAACGCACCGACTGCCAGGCTCTGCTGAAGTTGATGCAGGGGCTGACGGGAGAACCGGCCGTCATGTGGGGAAAGACCAAGGTTGGCTTTGGCAGTTTTCACTACCGGGGGAAAACGTCCGAGGGAGACTGGTTCCACGTCGGTTTCTCTCCGCGTAAACAGGACCTGGTCCTCTACCTGCACTGCGAACTGGAGAAGCAGGCCGCGTTGCTGGAAAAACTGGGAAAGCATCAGATCGGCAAGTCCTGTCTCTATATCAATAAGCTGGCAGACGCGCACCTGCCCACGCTCAAGAAGCTGATCACGAAGGCCTACAAATCCCCGGCGATTGCGGGTGCCACTATCGACTAG
- a CDS encoding NAD(P)/FAD-dependent oxidoreductase, whose product MSVAYSGISPEAKKLKVIVIGGGAAGFFGAIAAAENGHNVTILEAAASVLAKVRVSGGGRCNLTHSCFEPRELVNSYPRGGKALRGPFSRFQPSDTISWFESRGVETKTEPDGRMFPTTDDSATIVDCLQGAAKDAGVMTRLRANVSSIQKTDSHFLVTLHSGETLQADRILLATGGSRAGFELTNSLGHQIVPPVPSLFTFKVDDPRIKDLPGVAVEHVNCQLVADSKTFQQSGPILVTHWGLSGPAVLKLSAWAARELHDSSYNATLRINWLAGSRAEEIRSQLNSFKAAHPKKTVDAVSPWPLPKRLWKSLVDHSLGSQPVRWAELSKKGAQALVTELSAGEFQVAGKGVFKEEFVTCGGVNLKEVDFRTMESRICPGLHFAGEILDIDGITGGFNFQNAWTTAWIAGHAM is encoded by the coding sequence ATGTCGGTCGCGTATTCTGGCATTTCACCCGAGGCGAAGAAATTGAAAGTGATTGTGATTGGTGGCGGCGCAGCGGGATTCTTCGGAGCGATTGCGGCTGCCGAAAACGGTCACAACGTGACGATCCTCGAAGCAGCTGCGTCTGTATTGGCGAAGGTCCGCGTTTCCGGCGGAGGTCGCTGCAACCTGACTCACAGTTGCTTTGAACCTCGCGAACTCGTCAACAGCTATCCGCGCGGCGGGAAAGCGTTGCGGGGTCCCTTCAGCAGGTTTCAGCCGTCCGACACGATCAGCTGGTTTGAGTCGCGAGGCGTTGAGACCAAAACAGAGCCTGACGGCCGCATGTTTCCCACGACCGATGATTCCGCGACCATCGTCGATTGTCTGCAAGGTGCAGCGAAAGACGCGGGAGTGATGACTCGTCTGCGCGCCAACGTGTCGTCGATTCAGAAAACAGACTCACACTTTCTGGTCACTCTGCACTCGGGCGAAACACTGCAGGCGGACCGCATTCTCCTGGCGACCGGCGGCAGCCGCGCCGGTTTCGAATTAACGAACAGCCTCGGGCATCAGATCGTTCCGCCGGTCCCCTCGTTATTCACTTTTAAAGTTGACGATCCACGAATCAAAGACCTGCCCGGCGTTGCGGTGGAACACGTAAACTGTCAGTTAGTCGCCGACTCCAAGACGTTCCAACAGTCGGGACCGATTCTTGTCACGCATTGGGGGTTGAGTGGTCCTGCCGTGTTGAAGCTGTCCGCCTGGGCGGCCCGGGAACTGCACGATTCCAGTTACAACGCCACACTCCGCATCAACTGGCTGGCGGGTTCCCGTGCCGAGGAGATTCGCTCACAACTGAATTCCTTCAAAGCGGCGCATCCCAAAAAAACAGTCGATGCAGTGTCCCCCTGGCCGTTACCTAAACGGTTATGGAAATCGCTCGTCGATCACAGTCTCGGCTCGCAACCCGTTCGCTGGGCGGAACTTTCCAAAAAGGGAGCTCAGGCACTCGTGACCGAATTATCAGCCGGCGAATTCCAGGTGGCCGGCAAGGGTGTCTTCAAGGAAGAGTTCGTAACCTGTGGCGGCGTGAATCTGAAAGAAGTCGATTTCCGCACGATGGAAAGTCGCATCTGCCCGGGCCTCCATTTCGCCGGCGAAATACTGGACATCGACGGCATCACGGGAGGCTTCAATTTTCAAAACGCCTGGACCACAGCCTGGATCGCCGGCCACGCGATGTAG
- a CDS encoding DUF1559 domain-containing protein produces MSHSLKRKRGFTLIELLVVIAIIAILIALLLPAVQQAREAAHRSTCKNNLKQIGLAIHNYHDTHNVLPPKVVMPGVTDTAAVHGVDSSGNPLDPALTIRNITGHLLLLPYLDQANIYNKLNFSIPMGPSSYSGSNPVMTGNTNPTNTDVELPVFVCPSDVPNPVPNVSSGAYARINGKRTSYAFAVHTYDNNFRVNYTSSNTAAKGAFGTNGAAIINHIKDGTSNTMFMCETPLRKTSSSYGPLWNQWTYTQGIAPGAYGINVNYVSGTTQYDYVYAFRAGSAHVGGMHILMGDGAVRFISENVDLATVRALVSIDGGEIVSEF; encoded by the coding sequence ATGTCTCATTCTCTCAAGCGAAAACGGGGGTTTACTCTGATCGAATTGCTGGTGGTGATTGCCATCATTGCGATTCTAATTGCTCTCCTGTTACCAGCAGTGCAGCAGGCGCGTGAAGCAGCTCACAGAAGTACCTGCAAAAATAATCTGAAACAAATCGGCCTGGCAATTCATAACTACCATGATACGCATAATGTTCTGCCACCAAAGGTGGTTATGCCGGGAGTGACAGACACAGCGGCCGTGCATGGGGTCGATTCGAGTGGGAATCCGCTGGATCCCGCATTGACGATCCGGAATATCACGGGGCATCTGTTACTGCTTCCGTATCTGGATCAGGCAAACATTTATAATAAGTTGAATTTCAGTATACCCATGGGGCCCTCAAGTTATTCCGGCAGTAATCCGGTCATGACAGGAAATACCAACCCGACAAACACGGATGTGGAATTGCCCGTGTTTGTCTGTCCCAGTGATGTGCCCAATCCCGTTCCCAATGTTTCCTCAGGAGCTTATGCCAGAATCAACGGGAAACGAACAAGCTACGCGTTTGCCGTGCATACTTATGACAACAACTTCAGGGTGAATTATACTTCGAGCAATACAGCAGCTAAAGGTGCCTTTGGTACGAATGGCGCTGCGATTATCAATCATATCAAAGACGGTACCAGTAACACGATGTTTATGTGTGAAACGCCTCTGCGCAAGACCAGTTCCAGCTATGGTCCCTTATGGAACCAATGGACTTACACTCAAGGTATTGCACCTGGTGCATATGGAATCAATGTGAATTATGTGAGTGGGACCACTCAATACGATTACGTGTATGCTTTCCGTGCTGGCAGCGCGCATGTTGGTGGTATGCATATCCTGATGGGGGATGGTGCTGTTCGCTTCATCAGTGAAAATGTTGATTTAGCAACGGTCAGGGCCTTAGTCAGTATTGACGGAGGTGAAATCGTTTCAGAATTTTAA
- a CDS encoding carboxypeptidase-like regulatory domain-containing protein has product MRSLYNLLFSKTILRDAWVVLIMTFFVVGCGSGKEIPPLAQVSGTVTIDGKPVSGASVIFEPKFQAVSASGGTDEEGKFTLMYGDTSGAAIGDYIVRVFHYGDDPELPQESLVPDSYGAASTLTATVTEGVNEIDFDLKGKKK; this is encoded by the coding sequence ATGAGATCACTTTATAATTTGCTATTTAGTAAGACGATCCTTCGCGATGCCTGGGTCGTATTGATAATGACTTTCTTTGTTGTTGGTTGTGGATCTGGTAAGGAAATTCCTCCGTTGGCTCAAGTCAGTGGCACTGTCACCATCGACGGTAAGCCTGTATCAGGAGCATCGGTTATTTTTGAACCTAAATTTCAAGCCGTTTCCGCTTCAGGAGGCACAGACGAAGAGGGTAAATTTACACTCATGTATGGAGACACTTCCGGTGCAGCCATCGGCGATTATATCGTCCGTGTGTTTCACTATGGAGATGATCCCGAGTTGCCTCAGGAAAGTCTTGTTCCTGACTCTTACGGCGCAGCAAGTACCTTAACGGCTACCGTAACAGAGGGAGTGAACGAGATCGATTTTGATCTGAAAGGCAAAAAGAAATAA
- a CDS encoding Gfo/Idh/MocA family protein yields MAARNFKPVKTGVIGLGRFGRLHALTLARLAEAELVGVVARRQESLAALSKELPDVPGWTTLTQAIEESDAEAWVVACTTQSHVTVARELLERDKVVLLEKPIAESLEEAKSLAPLVKPDSSNLMLGHIVLFNSEYQELRDVARERGPISYIDCVRHRPASIVENFPGENPLHAAMVHDLYATQVLLDRAEPDHFSAQFHRTSTGDIDLALAQLKWNGGPVAAFAASYLTPAGMPPRGFDRMEVFGVGWSARIEPNPRPISVWDNAASWPLALEVRANPPSGMMAEELRCFCRVVRNLEAVPTGATYSDAMQVQRWMEKLNAFV; encoded by the coding sequence ATGGCGGCGAGGAACTTTAAGCCGGTGAAAACAGGCGTCATTGGACTGGGTCGGTTTGGACGATTGCATGCATTGACGTTAGCGCGGCTGGCAGAAGCGGAACTGGTGGGAGTAGTAGCGCGTCGGCAGGAGAGCCTTGCTGCCCTCAGCAAAGAACTACCCGATGTGCCCGGGTGGACGACTCTGACTCAGGCGATTGAAGAGTCTGACGCAGAGGCGTGGGTTGTCGCCTGTACGACGCAGTCACATGTGACTGTCGCGCGAGAACTGCTCGAACGCGACAAAGTGGTGCTGTTGGAAAAGCCGATTGCAGAGAGTCTGGAAGAAGCGAAAAGCCTTGCTCCGCTGGTGAAGCCCGATTCCAGTAACCTGATGCTGGGACACATCGTGCTGTTCAACAGCGAGTATCAAGAGTTGCGGGATGTGGCACGCGAACGTGGCCCGATTTCTTATATTGATTGTGTACGACATCGACCGGCGAGCATTGTTGAGAACTTTCCGGGTGAGAATCCGTTACATGCTGCGATGGTGCATGACCTGTACGCGACGCAGGTGTTACTGGATCGCGCGGAACCGGATCATTTCAGTGCACAATTTCATCGAACATCCACAGGCGACATCGATCTGGCTCTGGCACAACTCAAGTGGAACGGCGGTCCAGTGGCAGCGTTTGCTGCCTCGTATTTAACTCCCGCAGGGATGCCGCCGCGCGGGTTTGACAGAATGGAAGTGTTTGGTGTGGGCTGGTCTGCGCGCATAGAACCGAACCCACGACCGATCTCTGTCTGGGACAACGCAGCCTCCTGGCCTCTGGCGTTGGAAGTGCGTGCCAACCCACCGAGTGGAATGATGGCTGAGGAATTGCGTTGCTTCTGTCGGGTTGTGCGTAACCTGGAAGCAGTCCCTACCGGAGCAACCTACTCAGATGCGATGCAGGTACAACGCTGGATGGAGAAACTGAACGCGTTTGTCTAA
- a CDS encoding DUF2513 domain-containing protein, with protein sequence MKRDMNLIRELLLFYESDCTLPYPDARSDVIDQHIIWLIEADLIAGRLADSSPIGSPRRFFPVDGREFENNGHSCLYFPLTWNGCEFIAAARDNTRWRNALSVVGGFTFEVIKTYLQDLIVESVPGLQS encoded by the coding sequence ATGAAACGCGATATGAATCTGATCCGTGAGCTGCTTTTGTTCTACGAGAGTGATTGCACACTGCCATATCCCGACGCTCGTAGTGATGTGATTGATCAGCACATTATTTGGTTGATTGAGGCTGATCTTATTGCCGGACGCCTCGCTGACTCATCTCCCATTGGTAGCCCAAGGCGTTTCTTCCCAGTAGACGGCCGAGAGTTTGAAAATAATGGCCATTCATGTCTGTATTTTCCACTAACATGGAACGGTTGTGAATTTATAGCTGCCGCGAGAGACAATACACGATGGAGAAATGCCCTCAGTGTTGTCGGAGGTTTCACATTTGAAGTCATAAAAACATATCTGCAGGACCTCATCGTGGAGTCGGTTCCCGGTTTGCAGAGTTGA
- a CDS encoding IS4 family transposase: MKQSPEQILEFDRAFEQLKDLVDLRQADQLHPRRPNAIYTACVVLWMLIFQRLKPDASLEAAVKHLIENQPDYLPENKRLSQGTLSSNSAAYSRARSELPLDVVKWFSNEITRAIVGQSETLLDGRQIFLLDGTTITLAPEKELQTKFPPASNQHGESVWPVVNLTVFHELSSGCALLPQLGAMYGPEAVSETELARNGMHCLPDESIIMADAGFGIFGVAHQAQLLGHDFFLRMKKLNFESLRAKAKLVSQSPKHKTYQHQWTPTPKNRKTQPGLPRDASLAVVLHEIIVNETLTLYCVTSLSQDAAILSNLYNQRVNVEVDIRNLKVVLDTENIRAKKVDTFLKELYTSVVAYNLVGQFRRQAAELNQVAPRRMSFKRTWTTFQTFLLKHLHTEPESWRESFERALFYATKDKLPNRAANRSVKRECYAKRSKRDHFEKRKKPPEKLKHTDLK, from the coding sequence GTGAAACAATCACCGGAACAGATTCTTGAATTCGATCGTGCCTTCGAACAACTTAAAGATTTGGTGGACTTACGCCAAGCCGATCAGCTGCATCCCAGGCGACCCAATGCAATCTATACCGCCTGTGTTGTGCTGTGGATGTTGATTTTTCAACGCCTCAAACCAGATGCCTCACTCGAAGCGGCGGTGAAGCATCTGATTGAAAATCAACCTGACTACCTTCCTGAAAACAAACGATTAAGCCAGGGTACACTCTCGTCCAACAGTGCAGCATACAGCCGGGCTCGCAGCGAACTGCCGTTGGATGTTGTGAAATGGTTTTCCAATGAAATCACTCGTGCCATCGTCGGGCAATCTGAAACCCTGCTGGACGGTCGTCAAATATTTTTACTCGATGGAACCACGATCACATTAGCACCGGAAAAAGAATTACAAACGAAATTTCCGCCCGCCTCAAATCAGCACGGTGAAAGTGTCTGGCCTGTTGTCAATCTGACCGTTTTTCACGAGCTCAGTAGTGGATGTGCCTTGCTGCCACAGTTGGGGGCCATGTATGGACCTGAAGCGGTTTCAGAAACGGAACTTGCCCGAAATGGCATGCACTGCCTGCCAGACGAATCGATCATCATGGCTGATGCAGGATTTGGGATCTTTGGCGTTGCTCACCAGGCACAACTCCTGGGGCATGATTTTTTTCTACGCATGAAGAAGTTAAACTTTGAGTCACTTCGAGCCAAAGCAAAACTCGTATCGCAAAGCCCAAAACATAAGACCTACCAACACCAGTGGACTCCGACCCCCAAAAACCGTAAAACACAACCCGGGCTCCCCAGGGACGCTTCGCTGGCTGTTGTATTGCACGAAATCATCGTCAATGAAACCTTGACGCTGTATTGCGTTACCAGCCTGTCGCAAGACGCTGCCATCCTGAGCAACCTCTATAATCAAAGGGTCAATGTCGAAGTTGATATCCGTAACTTGAAGGTCGTATTAGACACCGAGAACATTCGCGCCAAGAAGGTAGACACGTTTTTGAAAGAGCTGTATACGTCAGTGGTTGCCTACAATTTAGTTGGTCAATTCCGCAGACAGGCGGCTGAACTGAATCAGGTTGCTCCGCGGCGGATGAGCTTTAAGCGAACCTGGACAACATTCCAAACGTTCCTGTTGAAGCACCTGCACACTGAGCCAGAATCATGGCGTGAATCCTTCGAGCGAGCACTGTTCTACGCGACCAAAGATAAACTACCCAATCGCGCTGCCAACCGAAGCGTAAAAAGAGAATGCTACGCCAAACGTTCAAAGAGAGACCATTTCGAAAAAAGAAAAAAGCCCCCAGAGAAATTGAAACACACTGATCTAAAGTAA
- a CDS encoding DUF4145 domain-containing protein: MTYWPPRKHDSPLREPRNFNELDFGSPVDSVYRQTITAFNDGLSTLAGAGVRLLIEGICLDQKILKGKVYTDQGKLVRERATGKIVLRSNLEGKINGLWMKGLISKNQSKVLHQLRRLGNDSAHALDQPPLKLIEECIEALEHLLIQVYDQPELLKRLMNRKKPGR; this comes from the coding sequence GTGACGTACTGGCCACCACGCAAACATGACTCTCCCTTACGCGAGCCGCGCAACTTCAATGAATTGGACTTCGGCAGCCCAGTGGACTCGGTCTACCGTCAAACAATCACGGCGTTCAACGACGGGCTATCTACACTCGCGGGTGCCGGAGTTCGGCTACTGATTGAGGGGATTTGCCTCGACCAGAAGATTCTCAAGGGGAAAGTCTATACCGATCAGGGAAAGCTGGTCCGCGAGAGGGCTACAGGAAAAATCGTCCTTCGAAGTAACCTTGAAGGAAAGATTAACGGTTTGTGGATGAAAGGTCTTATCAGTAAAAATCAGTCAAAGGTGTTGCACCAACTACGAAGGCTCGGAAATGACTCCGCCCACGCACTCGATCAGCCGCCGCTCAAATTGATTGAAGAGTGCATCGAAGCCCTCGAACACCTTCTGATTCAAGTCTACGATCAGCCCGAACTACTTAAGAGGCTGATGAATCGAAAGAAGCCGGGGAGATAA
- the hisH gene encoding imidazole glycerol phosphate synthase subunit HisH, translating into MITIVDYGMGNLRSVQKAFEKVGAEAEICADPDKIAKASKLILPGVGAFRDAIQALKDQSLVEPILEHAQSGKPFLGICLGLQLLFDVSYEDGEYEGLGLIPGKVVRFEDQPGLKIPHMGWNQIERTAEHPILAGIPAHEHFYFVHSYYVAPDNAADVAAYTDYGCRFASMVARDNIVASQFHPEKSQNAGLKLLQNFASF; encoded by the coding sequence ATGATTACAATTGTCGATTATGGAATGGGAAATCTGCGGAGCGTCCAGAAGGCCTTTGAGAAGGTCGGGGCGGAAGCAGAGATCTGTGCCGATCCGGATAAAATTGCCAAAGCCTCCAAACTGATTCTGCCCGGCGTTGGTGCCTTTCGCGATGCGATTCAGGCACTCAAAGATCAGTCGCTGGTCGAACCGATTCTGGAACATGCGCAGTCCGGCAAACCCTTTCTGGGTATCTGCCTGGGGTTGCAGCTGCTGTTTGATGTCAGCTACGAGGACGGCGAATACGAGGGGCTGGGCCTCATCCCCGGTAAGGTGGTTCGCTTCGAAGATCAACCCGGTCTGAAGATCCCCCACATGGGCTGGAACCAGATCGAACGGACCGCCGAACACCCGATCCTGGCAGGCATTCCTGCTCACGAACATTTCTATTTTGTACACAGCTACTACGTGGCCCCCGATAACGCAGCAGACGTCGCCGCCTATACCGATTACGGTTGCCGCTTCGCTTCGATGGTTGCTCGCGATAACATTGTCGCCTCTCAGTTTCACCCTGAAAAAAGTCAGAACGCGGGACTCAAACTCCTGCAGAATTTTGCTTCCTTTTAA
- the hisA gene encoding 1-(5-phosphoribosyl)-5-[(5-phosphoribosylamino)methylideneamino]imidazole-4-carboxamide isomerase produces MEILPAIDIRGGKCVRLRQGDYGQETVFGDDPTEMARRWADGGAQRLHLVDLDGAKAGQPVNHEVVRKIVEAVSVPCQMGGGIRDEASIQLMLDEVGIDRVIVGTQALKDPQWFKQMVQRYPNRLALGLDARDSKVATEGWLDVSETSAIDLAKEYVGVELAAVIYTNIANDGMMQGVDEGTIQDMIALAELGLPVIASGGVTTLKDVSRLAEVSRTQPKLVGAIIGRALYEGTIEVPAAIEAAGS; encoded by the coding sequence ATGGAAATACTGCCCGCCATCGATATCCGGGGAGGCAAATGCGTGCGTCTGCGACAAGGCGATTACGGACAGGAAACCGTGTTCGGCGATGATCCGACCGAAATGGCCCGTCGCTGGGCCGACGGCGGTGCGCAGCGTCTGCATCTGGTCGACCTCGACGGTGCCAAAGCCGGGCAGCCTGTGAATCATGAAGTCGTTCGCAAGATTGTGGAAGCGGTTTCGGTTCCCTGTCAGATGGGGGGGGGTATTCGCGATGAAGCATCCATACAACTCATGCTGGATGAGGTCGGCATCGACCGCGTGATCGTCGGAACCCAGGCACTCAAAGACCCGCAGTGGTTCAAACAGATGGTGCAACGTTATCCCAATCGTCTGGCACTGGGGCTGGATGCCCGCGATTCCAAAGTCGCGACAGAAGGCTGGCTCGATGTTTCGGAAACCTCCGCCATCGATCTGGCGAAAGAATATGTCGGCGTTGAACTGGCGGCGGTAATCTACACCAACATCGCTAATGACGGCATGATGCAGGGCGTGGATGAAGGGACCATCCAGGATATGATCGCGCTGGCCGAACTGGGGCTGCCTGTGATCGCATCTGGCGGCGTGACAACGCTGAAAGATGTTTCGCGACTGGCAGAAGTCAGCCGCACTCAACCTAAGCTGGTGGGAGCGATTATCGGTCGCGCTTTATACGAGGGAACCATCGAAGTTCCCGCCGCCATTGAAGCCGCCGGTTCTTAA
- a CDS encoding DMT family transporter: MTEDVDQAKLLRARLLVLLASVLWSLSGVFIKSPPFQSIPEADRGLILACYRAFFAGLFLLPFVKFQHVRWRPALIPLLIAFASMNFLFVTAMTKTSAAAAIFLQNTSVVWAMLFGFLFLKERIEAGSILAMFIVLVGIFCIVVGDWSGENFAGNLIALLSGISYALVVIFFRVLRDEHPAWLVALSLLVSAAVVAPWVMALGISLTWLQLFLIALLGVVQMGTPYVVFSHAVKTVKSQEAALLVLTEPILNPIWVWLFWGETVSLHTLIGCALIILGLLVRFLFFRPKPLPKPINAEAV; encoded by the coding sequence ATGACCGAAGACGTCGATCAGGCTAAGCTGTTACGTGCGCGGTTGCTGGTGCTGCTGGCATCGGTGCTCTGGAGCCTGAGCGGCGTGTTCATCAAGTCCCCGCCGTTTCAGTCGATTCCCGAAGCCGACCGCGGGCTGATCCTTGCCTGTTATCGTGCGTTTTTCGCCGGGCTGTTTCTGCTGCCGTTTGTGAAATTTCAACATGTCCGCTGGCGTCCCGCTCTGATTCCCCTGCTGATTGCGTTCGCATCGATGAACTTCCTGTTCGTGACCGCGATGACGAAAACCTCTGCCGCCGCCGCGATATTTCTGCAGAATACGAGCGTCGTCTGGGCCATGCTGTTCGGCTTTCTGTTTCTGAAAGAACGCATCGAAGCGGGTTCGATTCTCGCCATGTTTATTGTGCTGGTGGGCATTTTCTGTATTGTCGTCGGCGACTGGTCGGGCGAAAACTTCGCCGGCAACCTGATCGCGCTGCTCAGCGGCATTTCTTATGCGCTGGTCGTGATCTTTTTTCGCGTGTTGCGCGATGAGCATCCGGCCTGGCTGGTGGCACTCAGTCTGCTGGTCTCCGCAGCGGTCGTCGCGCCCTGGGTGATGGCGCTGGGAATCTCATTGACCTGGCTGCAGTTGTTTCTGATCGCGTTGCTCGGCGTCGTGCAGATGGGAACGCCTTACGTGGTCTTTTCCCACGCGGTTAAAACCGTCAAGTCGCAAGAAGCGGCGCTGCTGGTGTTGACCGAACCGATTTTGAACCCGATCTGGGTCTGGCTCTTCTGGGGCGAGACCGTGTCCCTGCATACGCTTATTGGTTGTGCACTGATCATTCTGGGGCTGCTCGTCCGGTTCCTGTTCTTCCGACCCAAACCACTGCCGAAGCCGATCAACGCTGAGGCAGTTTGA